In the genome of Ignavibacteriales bacterium, one region contains:
- a CDS encoding T9SS type A sorting domain-containing protein, which translates to MIKKVLPILSLVLLISSNIFAQYPEVTLYDIQYQDSLSLVTNGDQPSPLLGDTLVVTGLVMNPAYTGTVTTLNSGAPAVYIQDTSGSNAFGGILVRFPNGSSPQFDAIDSGIVAKFTGIVTEFFVTTQFDLIEFDGSTIIDQKPRPEPVVITLEDLSLLGSREGNILAEKWEGMLVEIRDVTVTEPGAIGNGSFVVFNNNNTQVVVGNQSRYYLNGTPPLAGTVLEHVRGYIQNRTNAGGQQNLMIIMPVYPEDVLVAQFPPAISSISRNPVLVNGGQSVTVNATIVDPDGSVANAQLYYKVNSGATQILSMTNTGGDNWQAVIPGQTDSSLVDYYLRAVDNVGNVTTNPADTTRNKYFYLVLNRDLTIQDVQYSPFGSGFSAYNNYEVTVRGIVTADTSDINPIVYIQNGTGPWSGLRISGTEVLQRRRGDDITVTGTIGENFSVTMMTGIDSPSDIVINSTSNSLPAPEALATSVIDQISNGQIQAEQWESVLIKYSDITVTDENADGNEGPNGGGNSNFGEMFVADASTSNTRVELQDGNHQYHNFWDAALETQPIRVRTGNMFDELIGVLYYSFNQYKLIPRKDDDFIGFTVDVNEESPINSYELSQNYPNPFNPSTQIKYSVANGSFVSLKIYNILGQEVATLVNNFQNAGSYTINFDASKLASGIYLYKIQAGEFAQVKKMMLVK; encoded by the coding sequence ATGATTAAGAAAGTACTCCCGATTTTAAGTTTAGTGCTTCTTATCTCATCAAACATATTTGCTCAATACCCTGAAGTTACATTGTATGATATACAATACCAGGATTCTTTATCGCTTGTAACTAATGGTGACCAGCCATCGCCTTTACTTGGTGATACCCTTGTTGTTACCGGTTTAGTAATGAATCCGGCTTACACCGGAACAGTTACAACTTTGAATTCAGGTGCACCTGCTGTTTATATTCAGGATACATCCGGCTCAAATGCTTTTGGAGGCATACTGGTAAGGTTTCCCAATGGCTCATCGCCGCAATTTGATGCCATTGATTCAGGTATTGTTGCAAAATTTACTGGCATTGTGACTGAATTTTTTGTGACAACTCAATTTGACTTAATTGAATTTGACGGCTCAACAATTATAGATCAAAAGCCTCGTCCTGAACCGGTTGTAATAACACTTGAAGATCTGTCATTGCTTGGTTCGCGTGAAGGAAATATCCTTGCTGAAAAATGGGAAGGAATGCTGGTTGAAATAAGAGATGTTACTGTTACAGAACCGGGTGCTATTGGCAATGGTTCTTTTGTCGTTTTTAATAATAACAATACTCAGGTTGTAGTTGGAAACCAGTCAAGATATTATTTGAATGGAACTCCTCCGCTTGCAGGAACTGTTCTTGAACATGTCAGAGGTTATATCCAGAACAGAACAAATGCTGGTGGACAGCAGAATCTTATGATAATCATGCCGGTTTATCCCGAAGATGTTCTTGTTGCACAATTTCCGCCCGCAATTTCCAGTATCTCAAGAAATCCTGTACTTGTAAACGGAGGTCAGAGCGTAACAGTTAACGCTACAATAGTTGATCCTGACGGCAGTGTGGCAAACGCTCAGCTTTATTATAAAGTTAATTCAGGTGCAACACAGATACTTAGTATGACTAATACCGGAGGTGATAACTGGCAGGCAGTAATTCCGGGACAAACAGATTCAAGTCTTGTTGATTATTATCTAAGAGCGGTGGATAATGTTGGTAATGTGACTACCAATCCTGCCGATACAACAAGGAATAAATATTTTTATTTAGTGTTGAACAGGGATCTTACAATTCAGGATGTCCAATACAGCCCGTTCGGCAGCGGCTTTAGCGCATACAACAATTATGAAGTGACCGTTCGGGGTATCGTTACCGCAGATACTTCGGACATTAACCCGATAGTTTACATTCAGAATGGAACGGGTCCGTGGAGCGGGTTAAGAATTTCCGGAACAGAAGTTCTCCAGAGAAGAAGAGGTGACGATATTACTGTGACCGGTACAATCGGTGAAAATTTCAGTGTTACAATGATGACCGGAATTGATTCTCCATCGGATATTGTAATTAACTCGACTAGCAATTCACTTCCGGCACCTGAAGCACTTGCTACTTCTGTGATTGATCAGATAAGCAACGGACAAATTCAGGCTGAGCAGTGGGAAAGTGTGTTGATCAAATATTCTGATATTACAGTGACGGATGAAAACGCTGATGGAAATGAAGGTCCAAACGGCGGCGGCAACAGCAACTTCGGTGAAATGTTTGTTGCGGATGCAAGCACATCTAATACAAGAGTTGAATTGCAGGATGGTAATCACCAGTATCATAATTTCTGGGATGCAGCTTTAGAAACACAACCGATAAGAGTCCGTACAGGCAATATGTTCGATGAATTGATTGGTGTTCTTTACTATTCATTCAATCAATACAAACTTATACCTAGAAAAGATGATGACTTTATCGGATTTACTGTTGATGTAAATGAAGAATCACCGATTAACAGTTATGAATTATCTCAGAACTATCCGAACCCGTTTAATCCAAGCACACAGATAAAGTACTCAGTTGCAAACGGAAGTTTTGTATCTCTGAAAATTTATAACATACTCGGACAGGAAGTTGCAACACTCGTTAACAATTTCCAGAATGCCGGTTCATACACAATAAACTTTGATGCATCAAAATTAGCTTCAGGAATTTACCTGTATAAAATTCAGGCAGGTGAATTTGCTCAGGTTAAAAAGATGATGCTAGTAAAATAG
- the lipA gene encoding lipoyl synthase: protein MINQHQRAFKEEAEKNKTPLGKRPEWLKVKLPVGENYSDVLNMMRRNKLNTVCEEARCPNIAECWNHRTATFMILGDTCTRSCGFCNIKVGIPNELDLNEPRRVADSVIELDLRHVVITSVNRDELKDGGASIFSETVRLIRNEKPDCTIEILIPDFKGEEHAFSIIMQNPPDILNHNLETVPRLYHAVRPQAKYERSLELVRWFKNKGLKTKSGIMVGIGETTDEVLALMKDLVEHGCDILTIGQYLQPTKLHLPVDRFVTPDEFKIYKEEGLKLGFRIVESSPLVRSSYQADKHARAIF, encoded by the coding sequence ATGATAAATCAGCATCAACGCGCATTTAAAGAAGAAGCAGAAAAAAATAAAACGCCTCTTGGAAAAAGACCGGAATGGCTTAAAGTAAAACTTCCAGTCGGAGAAAATTATTCCGATGTTCTCAACATGATGAGACGGAACAAACTCAACACAGTTTGTGAAGAAGCAAGATGTCCGAACATAGCTGAATGCTGGAATCACAGGACAGCTACATTTATGATACTCGGTGATACGTGTACAAGAAGCTGCGGTTTCTGTAATATAAAAGTCGGTATCCCAAATGAACTTGATCTGAATGAACCAAGAAGAGTTGCTGATTCAGTTATTGAACTGGACTTACGGCACGTTGTTATTACATCAGTAAATCGTGATGAATTGAAAGATGGCGGCGCGTCAATCTTCTCGGAAACTGTAAGATTGATACGAAATGAAAAACCGGATTGTACAATAGAAATTCTCATCCCTGATTTTAAAGGCGAAGAACATGCATTTAGTATCATTATGCAAAACCCGCCTGATATTCTAAATCATAACCTTGAAACAGTTCCAAGATTGTATCATGCTGTTCGTCCGCAGGCAAAGTATGAAAGAAGTCTTGAACTGGTCAGATGGTTTAAGAACAAAGGATTAAAAACAAAAAGCGGAATCATGGTCGGCATTGGCGAAACTACTGATGAAGTTTTGGCATTGATGAAAGATTTAGTAGAACACGGTTGTGACATATTAACGATCGGTCAATATCTTCAGCCGACAAAATTGCATTTACCGGTTGACAGGTTTGTTACACCGGATGAATTCAAAATTTACAAAGAAGAGGGATTAAAACTCGGCTTCAGAATCGTTGAATCTTCGCCACTTGTTCGGAGTTCATACCAGGCTGATAAACATGCGCGTGCAATTTTTTAG
- the sucB gene encoding 2-oxoglutarate dehydrogenase, E2 component, dihydrolipoamide succinyltransferase, which produces MEIIMPKMGESVNEGTIIKWHKKKGDAVKRDEIIFEISTDKVDTEIPSPADGVLTDIFVNEGDTVEVGTAVAVLNASGEAASATPVKTEKPEIKEEATPVVETPVENKMVETQQTQPSASSGLIEIAMPKMGESVMEGTIIKWHKKVGDKIKKDETVFEISTDKVDTEVPSPEDGLLAEILVGEQETVEVGTIVAKLSTTGAIPQKPVSVKTEEKKVETKAEPVSMHDNFSNVSISEEGKIQSDRFYSPLVLSIANKEKVSLQELERIPGSGLEGRVTKKDILGYVSNRGTQKVETVKKKEPVTAAPAPSFTMPQSQTVYSSADVEKIPMDNIRQKIMQHMVASRDTSVHVSAMLEVDMSRIYKFIQAKKDEYQKNEGVKLTYMPFIAHAVVRALKEYSLINSTIDGSTILKKKYINLGIAVAIEPTGLIVPNIKGAGEKNIIGLAKSINDLAFRARNKKLTPDDISNGTFTITNYGVFGTIFGTPIINQPEVAILGVGTVVKKPVVVEVDGNDTIAIKPVMALTLSHDHRLVDGMLGGLFLKHLKESLENFDSTNV; this is translated from the coding sequence ATGGAAATCATAATGCCCAAAATGGGTGAGAGTGTAAATGAAGGAACCATCATCAAATGGCATAAGAAAAAAGGTGATGCGGTTAAACGCGATGAAATAATTTTTGAAATAAGTACAGACAAAGTTGATACGGAAATTCCTTCACCCGCTGACGGAGTATTAACAGACATATTCGTTAATGAAGGTGATACTGTTGAAGTTGGAACCGCTGTTGCAGTATTAAATGCAAGCGGGGAAGCTGCATCTGCAACTCCTGTTAAAACAGAAAAACCGGAGATTAAAGAAGAAGCTACTCCAGTTGTTGAAACACCTGTTGAGAATAAAATGGTGGAAACACAGCAAACACAACCAAGCGCTTCATCAGGACTAATCGAAATTGCAATGCCTAAGATGGGTGAATCAGTGATGGAAGGAACAATAATCAAGTGGCATAAAAAAGTAGGTGACAAGATTAAGAAAGACGAAACTGTATTTGAGATCAGCACAGATAAAGTTGATACAGAAGTTCCTTCACCGGAAGATGGACTGCTTGCAGAAATATTAGTCGGTGAGCAGGAAACAGTTGAAGTGGGCACTATCGTTGCAAAGTTATCTACTACCGGAGCTATTCCTCAGAAGCCTGTTTCTGTTAAAACTGAAGAGAAAAAAGTTGAAACAAAAGCAGAACCCGTTTCTATGCACGATAACTTTTCAAATGTTTCTATAAGTGAAGAAGGAAAAATTCAGTCAGACAGATTCTATTCACCTTTGGTACTAAGTATTGCAAACAAGGAAAAAGTTTCTTTGCAGGAACTTGAAAGAATTCCCGGCAGCGGACTTGAAGGTCGTGTAACAAAAAAAGATATACTTGGTTACGTTTCTAACAGAGGCACACAAAAAGTAGAAACAGTAAAGAAGAAAGAACCTGTTACAGCAGCGCCGGCGCCTTCATTTACAATGCCGCAAAGCCAGACTGTTTATTCATCCGCAGATGTTGAAAAAATTCCGATGGATAACATCAGGCAGAAAATTATGCAACACATGGTTGCAAGCCGTGATACATCGGTTCACGTTTCAGCAATGCTTGAAGTTGATATGAGCCGAATTTATAAATTCATTCAAGCAAAGAAAGATGAATATCAAAAGAATGAAGGAGTTAAATTGACATATATGCCTTTCATTGCTCATGCTGTTGTGAGGGCTTTGAAAGAATATTCGCTTATCAATTCAACGATTGATGGTTCAACAATACTTAAAAAGAAATACATCAATCTAGGTATAGCTGTTGCAATTGAACCGACAGGACTAATTGTTCCAAACATAAAAGGTGCAGGCGAAAAAAATATTATCGGTCTGGCAAAATCAATTAATGATTTAGCGTTCAGAGCAAGAAATAAAAAGCTTACTCCGGATGATATCTCAAACGGAACATTTACAATTACAAATTATGGTGTGTTCGGAACGATATTCGGAACACCGATTATAAACCAGCCGGAAGTAGCTATACTTGGTGTTGGAACAGTTGTTAAGAAACCTGTTGTTGTTGAAGTTGACGGCAACGACACAATTGCAATAAAACCGGTAATGGCTTTAACACTTTCACACGACCACAGGTTGGTGGATGGAATGTTAGGCGGTTTATTCTTAAAACATTTAAAAGAATCTCTTGAGAATTTTGACAGCACTAATGTATAG
- a CDS encoding dehydrogenase E1 component subunit alpha/beta: MNKDNSNGKEAEKVKTQSTSTENFSNEFLLNVLQLMLTSRAIDNRAMNLLRQGKTFFHIAGAGHEAIQVATGLQLEPNKDWLFPYYRDMGLVLTAGVTPEEFFLQCFAKADDPASGGRQLPTHWGSKRFNLPSQSSPTGTQFLQAVGTALASVRKGENNISYVSSGEGTTSQGEFHEAVNWASREKLPVLFVIQNNKYAISVPVHRQSGGKDNSVAEMMKGFHNLLSVKIDGTNFFESYEAVQKAIEYIKSGKGPALIEAEVIRLQSHSSSDDQKKYRDHDELEEEAKRCPIEQLAEYMINKGIITSGKYESMKNEASSIVSDASDDAMKAADPDIKDAARFVYDESGFKESLPYETTEPSGQKIVMVDAINHALHEEMKANDKMFIFGEDIADGKGGVFTATKGLSTAFGDDRVFNSPLAEASIMGVAVGMATAGLKPVVEIQFGDYIWPAFMQMKDELATIRYRSNNVWTSPVVTRVAVGGYIHGGLYHSQNIESIFAHVPGIFIAYPSNAADAKGLLKTACRINDPVLFCEHKGLYRQSYAITHEPDENYLLPFGKAKVVKEGSDLTVISYGVCLWDAVLAAKKLEDEGHSVEVIDLRTIIPIDEETIYNSVKKTNKAVVIHEDTFTGGFGAEIAARVSDNCFKYLDGPVRRIAAKDSHIPYSPVLESVILPNRDEIYRGIKSLLEY; this comes from the coding sequence ATGAACAAAGATAATTCAAACGGTAAAGAAGCTGAAAAAGTAAAAACGCAAAGTACATCAACTGAAAATTTCAGTAATGAATTTTTGTTGAATGTACTTCAGCTAATGCTTACGTCAAGAGCCATTGACAACCGTGCAATGAATTTACTGCGACAGGGAAAAACATTCTTCCACATTGCAGGTGCCGGACACGAAGCAATTCAAGTCGCAACAGGACTTCAGCTTGAACCAAATAAGGACTGGTTATTTCCTTACTATCGTGATATGGGATTAGTGCTTACTGCCGGAGTAACTCCTGAAGAATTTTTCTTGCAATGTTTTGCAAAAGCTGATGATCCTGCAAGCGGCGGAAGACAGTTGCCTACACATTGGGGTTCAAAAAGATTTAATCTTCCATCTCAATCATCACCGACCGGTACACAATTTTTACAAGCTGTCGGAACAGCTTTAGCATCAGTACGAAAAGGTGAAAATAATATTTCTTATGTAAGCAGCGGTGAAGGCACTACAAGCCAGGGTGAATTTCACGAAGCTGTTAACTGGGCGAGCAGGGAAAAACTTCCGGTGCTTTTTGTTATACAGAATAACAAGTACGCGATATCAGTACCTGTTCACAGGCAAAGCGGAGGTAAGGATAATTCAGTCGCTGAGATGATGAAAGGTTTTCACAACCTGCTATCTGTGAAAATAGACGGAACGAATTTTTTTGAATCTTATGAAGCAGTACAAAAAGCAATTGAATATATCAAAAGCGGAAAAGGTCCGGCACTGATTGAAGCTGAAGTTATAAGACTGCAATCACATTCTTCATCTGATGATCAGAAAAAATACAGAGATCATGATGAACTTGAAGAAGAAGCAAAACGTTGTCCTATTGAACAGCTTGCAGAATATATGATCAATAAGGGCATTATAACTTCAGGTAAATACGAATCGATGAAAAATGAAGCATCATCAATTGTAAGCGATGCTTCTGATGATGCAATGAAAGCCGCTGATCCTGATATAAAAGATGCGGCAAGATTTGTTTATGATGAAAGCGGATTTAAAGAATCACTTCCTTATGAAACAACAGAACCGTCAGGACAAAAAATTGTTATGGTTGATGCTATCAATCATGCACTTCACGAAGAGATGAAAGCAAATGATAAAATGTTCATCTTTGGTGAAGACATTGCGGATGGTAAAGGCGGAGTTTTCACCGCAACAAAAGGTTTATCAACTGCTTTTGGTGATGACAGAGTTTTCAATTCACCTTTAGCTGAAGCAAGTATAATGGGTGTCGCTGTTGGAATGGCAACTGCAGGTTTAAAACCTGTTGTTGAGATTCAATTCGGTGATTACATCTGGCCTGCATTCATGCAGATGAAGGATGAACTTGCAACGATCCGTTATCGCTCAAACAATGTCTGGACATCACCGGTTGTTACACGTGTTGCTGTTGGCGGTTATATCCACGGCGGATTATATCATAGTCAGAATATTGAATCAATATTCGCACACGTTCCGGGAATTTTTATCGCTTATCCTTCTAACGCCGCAGATGCAAAAGGATTACTAAAAACCGCATGCAGAATTAACGATCCTGTTTTATTCTGTGAACATAAAGGATTATACAGACAAAGTTATGCAATTACTCATGAACCAGATGAAAATTATTTACTTCCGTTTGGTAAAGCAAAAGTAGTTAAGGAAGGAAGTGACTTAACAGTTATCTCATACGGTGTTTGTTTGTGGGATGCGGTACTTGCTGCAAAAAAACTTGAAGATGAAGGACACTCTGTTGAAGTGATTGACCTTCGAACAATAATTCCAATTGATGAAGAAACAATTTATAACTCAGTAAAGAAAACGAATAAAGCAGTTGTAATTCATGAAGATACTTTTACAGGCGGATTCGGCGCTGAGATTGCAGCAAGAGTTTCAGATAATTGTTTTAAATATTTAGACGGACCAGTAAGAAGAATCGCGGCGAAAGATTCTCATATCCCTTATTCACCAGTACTTGAAAGTGTTATACTTCCGAATAGAGATGAGATTTATAGAGGAATAAAGTCACTTTTGGAATATTGA
- the lipB gene encoding lipoyl(octanoyl) transferase LipB, whose amino-acid sequence MKKLNYLDLGIVDYQEAWDLQKEIFQLRYEEKIPDTLILLEHPHTYTLGKVADKENLVGDSEYLSKKNIKVYDIDRGGDITYHGPGQIVGYPIINLNDWRKDTHKYLRGLEEILIQTCAEYGLTGTRNSAYTGVWIEDRKIAAIGIKVSRWITMHGFAFNVNTDLELFNGIIPCGIKEKGVTSLSKETGNPIELHEVKQKILNHFTEFFDYSNVESNEINNLSQLIHQNK is encoded by the coding sequence ATTAAAAAACTGAATTACTTAGACCTTGGAATTGTTGATTACCAGGAAGCATGGGATCTTCAGAAAGAAATTTTTCAACTTCGGTATGAAGAAAAAATTCCTGATACATTAATTCTTCTTGAACATCCGCATACTTACACTTTGGGTAAAGTTGCGGATAAGGAAAATCTTGTTGGTGATTCAGAATATCTTTCTAAAAAAAACATTAAAGTATATGACATTGACCGCGGCGGAGATATTACATATCACGGTCCCGGTCAGATCGTTGGATACCCGATCATCAATTTAAATGATTGGCGAAAAGACACTCATAAATATTTACGCGGACTTGAAGAAATATTAATTCAAACCTGCGCTGAATACGGATTGACAGGAACAAGAAACAGCGCATACACAGGCGTCTGGATTGAAGACAGAAAAATTGCCGCGATAGGTATCAAAGTTTCGAGATGGATAACGATGCACGGATTCGCATTCAATGTTAATACAGATCTCGAATTGTTCAACGGAATAATTCCTTGCGGAATAAAAGAGAAGGGAGTAACTTCACTCTCAAAGGAAACCGGAAATCCGATTGAACTGCACGAAGTGAAACAAAAAATTTTAAATCATTTTACTGAGTTTTTCGATTACTCAAATGTTGAGAGTAATGAGATTAACAACTTGTCCCAACTAATACATCAGAACAAGTAA
- the lpdA gene encoding dihydrolipoyl dehydrogenase → MEKHFEIAVLGGGPGGYVAAIRASQLGFKTAVIDKDRLGGICLNWGCIPTKSLLKNAEIYDTIKNHSDDFGISVKGLDFDFSKIIKRSRDISDRITKNVEMLVKKYKAERFHGYGKLVSKNKIEIFDKDGKKTDTITADKIIISTGARPRTVPSIPVDNKMIITSTEAMNLPEQPKELIVVGAGAIGIEFAYFYSVLGTKVTVIEMLDRILPIEDKEVSDTLAKSFRKRGIEILTGATVEKAEVKGNKVRVVVNLKGEKKEISADKVLNAIGVTGNVEGFGLEQLGVELYKNHIKVNKETYETNIKGIYAIGDVIGPPWLAHVASSEGIHCVEKIKGINNPAINYENIPGCTYCQPQVASVGLTEEKAKEAGYEIKVGKFPFMASGKAFAVGERDGFVKLIFDAKYGEILGAHIIGSEATELIAEMGLAKALEATGHSIIKTVHAHPTLSESIMEAAANAYGEAIHI, encoded by the coding sequence ATGGAAAAACACTTCGAAATTGCTGTTTTAGGCGGTGGTCCGGGCGGTTATGTTGCTGCAATACGCGCCTCTCAACTTGGATTCAAAACCGCTGTGATTGACAAAGACCGTCTCGGTGGAATCTGTCTTAACTGGGGTTGTATCCCTACAAAATCACTTTTGAAAAATGCAGAGATTTACGACACAATAAAAAACCATTCCGATGATTTTGGAATTTCTGTAAAAGGTCTTGATTTTGATTTCAGCAAGATCATCAAAAGAAGCCGCGATATTTCAGACCGCATCACTAAAAATGTAGAGATGCTCGTTAAAAAATATAAAGCTGAAAGATTTCATGGTTACGGTAAACTCGTTTCAAAAAATAAGATTGAAATCTTCGATAAAGACGGAAAGAAAACCGATACAATAACCGCAGATAAAATTATCATCTCAACCGGCGCAAGACCAAGAACAGTTCCATCCATTCCTGTTGATAACAAAATGATCATCACAAGCACCGAAGCAATGAACCTTCCCGAACAGCCAAAGGAATTAATTGTCGTTGGTGCAGGTGCTATCGGAATCGAGTTCGCATATTTCTATTCTGTACTTGGCACAAAAGTAACAGTTATAGAAATGTTAGATAGAATTCTTCCGATTGAAGACAAAGAAGTTTCTGATACTCTCGCAAAAAGTTTTCGTAAAAGAGGAATTGAAATCCTTACCGGCGCAACTGTAGAAAAAGCTGAAGTGAAAGGAAATAAAGTCAGGGTTGTTGTAAATTTAAAAGGAGAGAAGAAAGAAATCTCTGCTGATAAAGTTCTTAACGCGATCGGCGTTACAGGCAATGTTGAAGGCTTTGGACTTGAGCAGCTTGGGGTTGAGCTTTATAAAAATCACATCAAAGTAAACAAAGAAACTTACGAGACGAACATAAAAGGTATTTACGCCATTGGTGATGTTATAGGTCCGCCGTGGCTTGCACACGTTGCGTCATCTGAAGGAATACATTGTGTGGAGAAGATTAAAGGAATAAATAATCCTGCAATCAATTATGAAAATATTCCGGGCTGTACATATTGCCAGCCTCAGGTTGCGAGTGTTGGTCTGACAGAAGAAAAAGCCAAAGAAGCCGGATATGAAATTAAAGTTGGTAAGTTTCCTTTTATGGCAAGCGGAAAAGCATTCGCTGTTGGTGAGCGTGATGGTTTTGTAAAATTAATTTTTGATGCAAAGTATGGTGAGATTCTCGGCGCGCACATAATCGGTAGTGAAGCAACCGAGTTGATCGCTGAGATGGGATTAGCAAAAGCATTGGAAGCAACAGGACATTCAATAATCAAAACAGTTCACGCACATCCTACATTATCTGAATCGATTATGGAAGCTGCAGCTAATGCCTATGGTGAAGCAATTCATATTTGA
- a CDS encoding sulfite exporter TauE/SafE family protein: MEIAGYIASVFIGVSLGLFGAGGTILTLPILVYLFGVNPYLATSYSLLIVGITSLTGSLNYIRNETAEIKTAFIFSLPSIISVVIVRRLLLPIIPEIVFDSGSILVTRDLLVLLFFSVLMFAASVSMIRKNSVQPELTAERNNLKIIFSGFFVGIITGTVGAGGGFLMIPSLVIFLKLPVKTAIGTSLIIIAINSFSGFFVDLLSGVSFDYSLIILIGVFAMSGTFLGKLIASKIKSRNLKPVFGYFILTVAVYIILKETVWKLI; the protein is encoded by the coding sequence ATGGAAATAGCAGGATATATCGCTTCAGTATTCATTGGTGTTTCACTCGGACTGTTTGGCGCAGGCGGCACCATATTAACATTGCCGATATTAGTTTATCTGTTTGGTGTCAATCCTTACCTGGCAACGAGTTATTCATTATTGATCGTCGGCATTACAAGCTTAACAGGTTCGCTGAATTATATCAGAAATGAAACTGCTGAAATTAAAACAGCATTTATCTTTTCACTGCCATCCATAATTTCTGTGGTGATAGTAAGAAGATTACTTCTTCCAATAATTCCTGAAATAGTTTTTGATTCAGGCAGCATCCTCGTAACAAGAGATTTGCTTGTTCTTTTATTTTTTTCAGTACTGATGTTTGCCGCATCTGTTTCCATGATCAGAAAAAATTCAGTCCAACCTGAATTAACAGCAGAACGAAATAATTTAAAAATAATTTTTAGCGGATTCTTTGTCGGAATAATAACAGGTACAGTCGGTGCAGGCGGCGGTTTTCTTATGATTCCTTCTCTTGTAATATTTTTGAAACTTCCGGTTAAAACAGCAATCGGTACTTCGCTGATCATAATTGCTATTAACTCTTTCTCGGGCTTCTTTGTTGATTTATTATCGGGAGTTAGTTTTGATTACAGTCTGATTATATTGATAGGTGTATTTGCAATGTCAGGAACATTTTTAGGAAAGTTGATTGCTTCAAAAATAAAATCACGAAACCTGAAACCAGTATTCGGTTATTTCATCTTAACAGTTGCTGTTTATATTATTCTGAAAGAAACAGTTTGGAAGCTGATATAA
- a CDS encoding rhodanese-like domain-containing protein — MTDNSYIDLDSKSFSDLLKNKKDAVLVDVRTQMEYNMGHIPGSLLIDISRPTFFDEIAKLDKDKEYLLYCRSGSRSYHAGQQMVMLGFKKVYNLESGLIDWDEPLEK, encoded by the coding sequence ATGACAGATAACTCTTACATTGATCTCGATTCAAAATCATTTTCAGATTTATTAAAAAATAAAAAAGATGCTGTACTTGTGGATGTTCGCACACAAATGGAATATAACATGGGTCATATTCCAGGCTCATTGCTGATAGATATTTCCCGCCCGACTTTTTTTGATGAAATAGCAAAACTCGATAAGGATAAAGAGTATTTACTTTACTGCAGATCAGGCAGCCGTAGTTATCACGCCGGGCAGCAGATGGTGATGCTTGGATTCAAAAAAGTTTATAACCTGGAATCCGGTCTGATTGACTGGGATGAACCTCTTGAAAAATAG
- a CDS encoding carboxymuconolactone decarboxylase family protein produces MSTPPKFFQKFSEEFPEIFKAYEELGNSVHSCGPLDKKTRTLIKLAVSAGARLEGAVHSQTKKAIEAGASKEEIRQTILLALPTVGLPQTMAALSWVEDILVDKTK; encoded by the coding sequence ATGTCAACGCCTCCAAAATTTTTCCAGAAGTTCTCAGAAGAATTCCCTGAAATCTTCAAAGCATACGAGGAATTAGGAAACTCTGTGCATTCGTGTGGTCCTCTCGATAAAAAAACAAGAACACTTATAAAACTTGCTGTCTCTGCCGGTGCAAGGCTTGAAGGAGCCGTTCACTCTCAGACAAAAAAAGCCATTGAAGCAGGCGCTTCAAAAGAGGAAATAAGACAGACAATTCTCCTTGCATTACCGACAGTCGGTCTGCCGCAAACTATGGCAGCTTTAAGCTGGGTTGAAGATATTCTGGTCGACAAAACAAAATAG